One Orcinus orca chromosome 7, mOrcOrc1.1, whole genome shotgun sequence genomic window carries:
- the XIRP2 gene encoding xin actin-binding repeat-containing protein 2 isoform X1 has product MARYQAAVSKGDCRSFSTNMLEESEMCTVPGGLARVKKQFEKDKIASSCNTFTQYQYQHQDRSEQEVIRSSQVDIAGHSQEMERNEQETSKAHKIDVLGTEMVSHLEKHTVEINQASPLHQYVQETVIDTPEDEEIPKVSTKFLKEQFEKSAQEKVLYSDKETTPTKQIKIENEYEETLKPSSIVGTSSTSSTSTSQRKETSTTRYSDHSATSSTLAQVNATSSEKAEEFPPPPPDILQTPIDVTAFSQSPELPSPPRIPPVPKELYSKQRNLYELNRLYKHIHPELRKNLEKDYISEVSEIVSRQVNLGSSVSADVQQARYVFENTNDSSQKCLNSEREHLEWDEILKGEVQSMRWIFENQPLDSINNGSPDEDNISKGITDREIIAGGDVRYTTWMFETQPIDTLGDHSSVTEENAEKIPELARGDVCTARWMFETKPLDSMHKMHQSQEESVVTAIKDITRGDVKTVRYMFETQHLDQLRHLHSVDEVHLLQLRSELKEIKGNVKRSIKCFETQPLYVIRDGSGQMLEIKTVHREDVEKGDVRRARWMFETQPLDTINKDITEIKVIRGISMEENVKGGVSRAKWLFETQPLEKIKEESEEVIIEKETVIGTDVSRKCWMFETQPLDILKEVPDADPLRSEEIIGGDVQTTKHLFETLPIKALKDSPDVGKLQKITTSEEEKGDVRHQKWIFETQPLEEIREDKKEYIRTVKLEEVDRGDVRNYTRIFESNNLIKFDASDKIEVEGVTRGAVELNKSLFETTPLYAIQDHLGKYHQVKTVQQEEILRGDVRSCRWLFETRPIDQFDESIHKFQIIRGISAQEIQTGNVKSAKWLFETQPLDAIKYFSNMEEVESKTEQATDIIKGDVKTCRWLFETQPMESLYEKVSLMTGSEEIHKGDVKACTWLFETQSLDSIKDDSEATVKLQTVKQEEIHGGDVRTACFLFETENLDSIKGEEGKEIKAVEMDIQAGDVSSLRHKFESQSLDSISSSSEEVLKKIKTLKTEDIQKGNVLNCRWLFENQPIDMIKESQEGDKLVKTVTDIQGGDVRKGCFIFETFSLDEIKEESDYISTKETITEEAIKGDVKSYRMLFETQPLYAIQDGEGCYHEVTTVKKEEVIHGDVRGTRWLFETKPLDSINESETVYVIKSVTQEDIQKGDVSSVRYRFETQPLDQIAKEPHGIVPTVDYIQGGDVKTSKQFFESENLDKKTYIRTVSVNEIQKGNVKTSTWLFETHTLDELRGEGSGYENIKTVTQEDMQKGDVKQAVWLFENQTLDSIKEADESITKITKEEIPPSDVKTTTWLFETTPLHEFTENRVEKVEVIGKSIKETLEELYSQKVIEAPGIIIEADEVGDVRMAKYKLLNQASPEIQKEEIVRVDLRSIMVKLLSKRDCKKREILVSEEEKGNVNLTKTQLLNRSTEFHAEKEEIVSGDVQQAIKNLFSEEGSVKKGILIQEDERGDVHMTIYCLLHENAGDTIKREEVIGGDVKRTIHNLLSSISNNKISERAKIDASERGNVQFFTTCIETGALDYLRQLQTWSDETLTARKQEKEEDVIGGNVEGTKLLLKKRQSQVERTVNETDIIPGDVHNTVKVFLTEPQSTSCKLPKEEIIKGDLKSTLNSLSQAISQKTVAKTEEIIKGDMLATLKSLKESNQKWKESKQPDVVPGDIKKATECLEKTANTRMEILKKELIRDDLEASLRNLKEAQRAFKEVNKKSVIKEDVQSVMVGSEEEQKTENHQVAVQRDKKSVLQPRPGPFEPAARWQGGTEILNQTRGKSCHGDLREERTEVHLPKAPKGTVKIVIDREQNNDALEKNLRRLSNSQHKAIKNVLESGDRMGIWTDNTTEQHLRDEHVSGQLTSTVSVREHLKTKESETVREQKKDAVFTQSIDKTIGKQQTETCEVRNDHQKIEALPDKSPKNTKNTKTSTDTQSSKPSLTQGPVNKMAGETCEVSEDFQKQTLLKQEMQYSNKDIKKKNVTTQPVWQTLPVDQDMSNVTEVKVAQKSHNKFKATDKKQTDIHLKSQDFLMKTNTSKDLKMAMEMSFNPINCNPENNAKESEFPLPPPSPPPPLPSNSSAEIEFPLPPPPPFMMLPEKNVFLPSLSTEKIKAEFENFPGLPLPPPPEDEKFERECLAMFPPPPPPPAPSLKPAHLLSSSVQEKHSGAFIQYSQEEASSSQAKIITGKSGGRLPPPTLPKPKFPKQIADKKNHSSPKVELENSPPDMECKITPSKDQKRVIMASSSEHIETKQNVSRKSLDKRKQLSMDSTRSLSQTVPETSPPKEKLIAPLVKSHSFPAGSGQQSPKPYMRKFKTPLMIAEEKYRQQREELEKQKKQESSCYNLVKTESQNQNVSELKKEVLLQKTKEEVPLAGMDSGVTVAQTNPVSRSLSQVLGVCTDNQLSTTPAVTFTAKRLQRVPTASEDKDTVKKEVLQSSRDMIQSKSASEIKQSHQECRTQQTQQKKYLEQLHLPQSKPVSPSFKVKTIKLPTLDRKLNETSHSSESHEKQAEVDVQTITKQQYQETEKTEARTECSNKQLVAEKYYQLPTKEKTVTVKLPTESTEKSHESKLNIFHEKQKEFRESESGKLPGSEETIQGPPMIGPKKEKLVVERKQEHLNKSAQKVVKQKVTDAHLDSQTQNFHQTYIQTSESQGEHKKLPQPCNNLQDEKCLGVKGIQQKQVFSNTKDSKQEMTQDKSLFSSVRESQQEDGKCAVNILEFLRKREELQQILSRVKEFEAEPDKNGIKTFQMLLNIIPLWLLSEEKREYGLRIAMENNIEKIKEEIMHIKTQAEDMLVSCENIIQTAMISSKAGKQRNKATSVNETLSKVSNADVSYNKNTEQKENTIVEKTEHHQVATHQEATAQHHVKTHQEIKLVDAKTSPPSLKTRPPSPTFITIESTARPTETSAKDKLSQSPEKDSFAEPSPRLVSQPPRILRANTSPSPPKSHSEQLVKLKDTTAKLSRGTIPGSSVTPVPIVEKRTEIITSPATLRRQIKIEARGRDSPPTITIPISVNHADSGSFRESMEAQEEERKVGKRATYVHKDGVNSTKRRVPDTVSFDAVEIIRQVEKPHLSEHVQRYETANRTAQVAENVMNDHENEINSWFRGFEDGLGFDAKSNRRVYANGEANHNIKQESRTFCKEEFGLSSLESASFTGFSHSHPRELQETMPVKPPSICSETRSLSELFSGVDAFESQAVGSRMMVSSSQGSEAGRSGFDFKHAPPTYEDVIAGHILDVSDSPTELRRNFQQTWQESERVFKNLGYATSDASATEMKTTFQEESAFMSETATPRQGNMYTLSEDGLSNGVPSSRQAEFS; this is encoded by the exons GAGGTAATCCGTAGCAGCCAGGTCGACATTGCAGGACACAGccaggaaatggaaagaaatgaacaagaaACTTCCAAAGCACACAAAATTGATGTTCTTGGAACAGAAATG GTCTCTCATCTTGAAAAACACACTGTGGAAATAAATCAAGCTTCTCCACTCCATCAATATGTTCAAGAAACAG TCATAGATACACCTGAGGATGAAGAGATTCCAAAGGTTTCaactaagtttttaaaagaacaatttgAAAAGTCTGCCCAGGAAAAGGTCCTTTATTCTGACAAAGAGACGACTCCAACCAAGCAGATTAAG ATTGAAAATGAATATGAAGAGACTTTAAAGCCATCATCAATTGTGGGTACCTCTTCCACTTCTTCCACTTCAACCAGCCAGAGGAAGGAAACATCAACCACAAGATACAGTGACCACAGTGCCACTTCCTCGACTCTGGCACAAGTTAATGCCACTTCTTCGGAAAAGGCAGAAGaatttcctcctcccccacctgacATACTTCAAACTCCAATAGATGTGACAGCATTTTCCCAGTCCCCTGAACTCCCCAGCCCTCCTAGAATACCACCAGTCCCCAAAGAATTATATTCCAAGCAAAGAAATTTGTATGAATTAAACCGTTTATATAAACACATCCATCCTGAGTTAagaaaaaacttagaaaaagatTATATCAGTGAGGTTTCTGAGATTGTTTCTCGTCAAGTGAACCTGGGGAGCTCAGTTTCAGCAGATGTGCAGCAAGCCCGGTATGTTTTTGAAAATACGAATGACAGTTCTCAAAAATGTCTGAACTCGGAAAGAGAACACTTGGAGTGGGATGAAATTCTGAAGGGGGAAGTGCAGTCCATGAGATGGATCTTTGAGAATCAGCCATTAGATTCCATTAACAATGGCTCTCCAGATGAAGATAACATCTCCAAGGGCATCACTGATCGAGAAATCATTGCTGGTGGTGATGTGAGATATACAACATGGATGTTTGAAACCCAACCCATCGATACTCTGGGGGATCATTCGTCTGTCACTGAAGAAAATGCTGAGAAAATTCCTGAGCTAGCCAGAGGAGATGTCTGCACAGCACGGTGGATGTTTGAAACAAAGCCATTAGACTCAATGCATAAAATGCATCAAAGTCAAGAAGAATCAGTAGTAACTGCCATAAAGGACATAACCAGGGGGGATGTCAAGACTGTGAGATACATGTTTGAAACTCAACATCTGGATCAACTTAGACACCTTCACTCAGTAGATGAGGTGCACCTACTGCAACTCAGGTCTGAGCTCAAAGAAATTAAGGGAAATGTTAAGAGAagtataaaatgttttgaaactcAACCATTATATGTTATTAGAGATGGTTCAGGTCAAATGCTAGAAATTAAAACCGTTCACAGAGAAGATGTTGAAAAGGGAGATGTGAGAAGAGCACGTTGGATGTTTGAAACACAGCCCTTAGACACAATTAACAAGGATATAACGGAAATTAAAGTCATCAGAGGAATATCCATGGAAGAAAATGTCAAAGGTGGGGTGAGTAGGGCAAAGTGGTTATTTGAAACCCAACCTTTGGAGAAAATCAAAGAAGAGTCAGAAGAGGTCATCATTGAAAAGGAAACAGTAATAGGTACAGATGTCTCTAGAAAGTGTTGGATGTTTGAAACACAGCCATTAGATATTCTAAAAGAAGTTCCTGATGCAGACCCTCTAAGGTCTGAAGAGATAATAGGGGGTGATGTACAAACTACTAAGCATTTATTTGAAACACTtccaataaaggctttaaaagaTAGCCCTGATGTTGGAAAACTTCAAAAAATTACTACTTctgaagaagaaaagggggaTGTTAGGCACCAGAAATGGATTTTTGAAACCCAACCTCTGGAAGAGATTAGAGAAGATAAAAAAGAGTACATACGAACAGTGAAACTTGAAGAGGTTGACAGAGGAGATGTAAGGAATTACACACGTATCTTTGAATCAAACAACTTAATTAAATTTGATGCATCGGATAAAATAGAGGTGGAAGGAGTCACAAGAGGTGCTGTGGAGTTAAATAAATCACTCTTTGAAACAACACCATTGTATGCCATTCAAGATCACCTTGGAAAATATCATCAAGTAAAGACAGTCCAGCAAGAAGAAATCCTAAGAGGGGATGTGAGAAGCTGTAGGTGGCTTTTTGAAACAAGGCCCATTGACCAGTTTGATGAAAGCATTCATAAATTTCAGATAATTAGAGGAATATCTGCTCAAGAAATACAGACTGGGAACGTGAAATCTGCTAAATGGCTGTTTGAAACCCAACCTCTTGATGCGattaaatattttagtaatatGGAAGAAGTAGAAAGTAAAACTGAACAAGCTACAGATATTATTAAAGGGGATGTCAAAACCTGTAGATGGCTTTTTGAAACCCAGCCAATGGAGTCTCTTTATGAAAAAGTTTCATTAATGACTGGCAGTGAAGAAATTCATAAGGGAGATGTCAAAGCCTGTACTTGGCTCTTTGAAACTCAGTCACTTGATTCCATAAAAGATGACTCCGAAGCAACAGTCAAATTGCAAACTGTAAAACAGGAGGAAATCCATGGTGGGGATGTTCGTACAGCATGCTTTCTTTTTGAGACAGAAAATTTGGACAGCataaaaggagaagaaggaaaggaaatcaagGCCGTGGAAATGGATATCCAAGCTGGGGATGTCTCCAGCCTGCGGCATAAATTTGAAAGTCAGTCCTTAGATTCTATAAGTTCCAGTTCAGAGGAAGTTTTGAAAAAGATCAAAACCCTAAAGACTGAAGATATTCAGAAAGGCAATGTTTTAAACTGCAGGTGGCTTTTTGAAAACCAACCAATTGATATGATAAAAGAAAGCCAAGAAGGTGATAAATTAGTTAAGACAGTGACAGACATACAAGGTGGAGATGTAAGAAAGGGGTGCTTTATTTTTGAGACTTTTTCTTTAGACGAGATTAAAGAAGAATCTGACTATATTAGCACCAAGGAAACAATTACTGAAGAAGCAATAAAGGGTGACGTAAAAAGCTACAGAATGCTCTTTGAAACCCAGCCACTCTatgcaattcaagatggagaaggGTGTTATCATGAAGTGACAACAGTTAAAAAGGAAGAGGTAATTCATGGAGATGTACGAGGGACAAGGTGGCTTTTTGAAACGAAACCATTAGACTCCATTAATGAATCAGAGACTGTGTATGTTATTAAATCTGTCACACAAGAAGACATTCAGAAGGGAGATGTTAGTTCTGTCAGATACAGATTTGAAACCCAGCCACTGGATCAGATTGCAAAAGAGCCACATGGTATTGTGCCCACTGTAGACTATATTCAAGGTGGGGATGTAAAGACAAGTAAACAATTCTTTGAGTCTGAAAATTTGGATAAGAAGACTTATATAAGAACAGTAAGTGTCAATGAAATACAAAAGGGCAATGTTAAAACATCTACTTGGCTATTTGAGACCCACACTCTAGATGAGCTGAGAGGAGAAGGGTCAGGATATGAAAATATCAAAACAGTCACCCAGGAAGATATGCAGAAAGGTGATGTGAAGCAGGCAGTATGGCTTTTTGAAAACCAAACTTTAGATTCTATTAAGGAAGCAGATGAAAGCATCACAAAAATCACCAAGGAAGAAATCCCTCCTTCTGATGTCAAGACAACTACATGGCTCTTTGAAACTACACCCCTTCATGAATTTACTGAAAATAGGGTAGAAAAGGTGGAAGTTATTGGCAAGAGCATTAAAGAAACCTTAGAAGAACTCTACTCTCAAAAAGTTATTGAGGCTCCTGGAATCATCATTGAAGCTGACGAAGTTGGGGATGTTCGAATGGCAAAATACAAGCTCCTGAATCAAGCTTCTCCTGAGATACAGAAAGAAGAAATCGTCAGGGTTGACCTCAGAAGTATAATGGTGAAGCTACTTTCCAAAAGAGACTGTAAGAAAAGAGAGATTTTGGTTAgtgaagaagagaagggaaacgTTAATTTGACCAAAACTCAATTATTAAACAGATCAACAGAATTTCAtgctgaaaaagaagagatagtGAGTGGTGATGTCCAACAAGCAATAAAAAACCTGTTCTCCGAGGAAGGATCTGTAAAGAAAGGCATTTTGATTCAGGAAGATGAAAGAGGAGATGTTCACATGACTATCTATTGTCTTCTTCATGAAAATGCTGGTGACACAATTAAGCGTGAAGAAGTAATAGGGGGTGATGTAAAACGTACCATTCATAATTTGCTATCTTCCATatcaaacaataaaatatctgaaagggCTAAAATCGATGCCTCTGAGAGGGGAAATGTTCAGTTTTTTACAACATGCATAGAAACTGGAGCTTTGGATTATCTCAGACAGCTCCAGACATGGTCAGATGAAACACTAACAgctaggaaacaagaaaaagaggaagatgtAATTGGTGGCAATGTAGAAGGTACAAAACTGTTATTAAAGAAAAGGCAATCTCAGGTTGAACGTACTGTTAATGAAACTGACATCATCCCAGGAGATGTGCATAATACAGTTAAGGTTTTTCTGACAGAGCCTCAGAGTACATCTTGTAAGTTacccaaagaagaaatcataaaaggtGATTTGAAGTCAACCCTAAATTCCCTGAGCCAGGCCATAAGTCAGAAAACAGTGgctaaaacagaagaaattataaaaggtGACATGCTGGCCACACTCAAGTCACTTAAGGAATCAAACCAAAAATGGAAAGAATCTAAACAGCCTGATGTCGTCCCTGGGGATATAAAGAAAGCTACTGAATGCCTTGAAAAGACTGCAAACACAAGGATGGAAATCCTGAAAAAGGAGCTTATCCGAGATGACCTTGAAGCATCATTAAGGAACCTAAAAGAAGCACAAAGAGCTTTCAAAGAGGTAAATAAAAAAAGTGTAATCAAAGAAGATGTGCAATCTGTGATGGTAGGATCTGAGGAAGAGCAGAAAACCGAGAATCATCAGGTGGCTGTCCAGAGGGACAAAAAAAGCGTTCTTCAGCCAAGACCAGGACCATTTGAGCCAGCAGCCAGGTGGCAGGGGGGAACAGAAATTCTTAATCAAACTAGAGGCAAATCTTGTCATGGGGatttaagagaagaaagaactgaGGTTCATCTTCCAAAAGCCCCCAAGGGCACCGTAAAGATTGTCATAGATCGTGAACAAAACAATGATGCTCTTGAGAAAAACCTTAGAAGGCTATCTAATTCACAGCACAAAGCTATTAAAAATGTGTTGGAATCAGGAGACAGAATGGGTATCTGGACTGATAACACAACAGAGCAACATCTTAGAGATGAACATGTGAGTGGACAACTGACTTCAACTGTGTCAGTTAGGGAACATCTAAAAACCAAGGAATCAGAGACAGTGAGAGAACAGAAGAAGGATGCTGTCTTTACCCAATCTATTGATAAAACAATTGGAAAGCAACAGACTGAAACTTGTGAAGTGAGGAATGACCACCAGAAGATTGAGGCTTTACCTGACAAGAGTcctaaaaataccaaaaacactAAAACATCAACAGATACACAAAGCTCTAAGCCCAGTTTAACCCAGGGTCCAGTCAACAAGATGGCTGGAGAAACATGTGAAGTTTCAGAGGACTTTCAGAAGCAGACTCTGTTAAAGCAAGAAATGCAATATTctaataaagatataaagaaaaagaacgtGACCACTCAACCAGTGTGGCAGACTTTGCCTGTGGATCAAGACATGTCAAATGTAACAGAAGTGAAAGTCGCCCAAAAAAGCCACAATAAATTTAAGGCAACTGACAAAAAGCAGACTGATATTCATCTGAAAAGCCAGGACTTTCTAATGAAGACAAATACTTCCAAAGACTTAAAAATGGCAATGGAAATGTCCTTTAATCCAATCAACTGTAACCCtgaaaataatgcaaaagaaaGTGAGTTCCCTcttccacctccatctccacctcctcctctACCTTCCAATTCATCAGCTGAAATTgaatttcctcttcctcctccacctcctttcATGATGTTGcctgaaaaaaatgtgtttcttcccTCACTGTCCACAGAGAAGATAAAGGCTGAATTTGAGAATTTCCCAggcctccctcttcctccaccaCCAGAAGATGAGAAGTTTGAAAGAGAATGTCTAGCAATGTTTCCACCACCTCCCCCTCCGCCAGCTCCATCTCTAAAACCAGCacatctcctctcctcttctgttcAAGAAAAGCACAGTGGAGCATTCATACAATATTCCCAAGAAGAAGCCTCAAGCTCTCAGGCTAAAATCATAACAGGAAAATCTGGAGGACGTTTGCCACCTCCCACACTCCCCAAACCCAAATTTCCCAAGCAGATAGCAGATAAGAAGAATCATAGTTCCCCAAAAGTTGAATTGGAAAATTCACCACCAGATATGGAATGTAAAATTACTCCGTCAAAGGATCAGAAAAGAGTAATAATGGCAAGTAGCAGTGAACACATAGAGACAAAGCAGAACGTATCTAGAAAAAGTcttgataaaagaaaacaattatctATGGACTCTACAAGGTCTCTCTCACAGACAGTTCCAGAAACTTCACCACCCAAGGAAAAACTGATAGCACCTCTCGTAAAATCTCATTCATTTCCAGCAGGTTCAGGACAGCAAAGTCCAAAACCTTACATGAGAAAATTTAAGACGCCTTTAATGATAGCTGAAGAAAAATACAGACAACAAAGAGAAGaacttgaaaaacagaaaaaacaggagAGTTCTTGCTACAACCTAGTCAAAACAGAAAGCCAAAATCAAAACGTATCAGAGTTGAAAAAGGAAGTGCTGTTACAAAAAACAAAGGAGGAGGTCCCCCTAGCTGGAATGGATTCAGGGGTCACTGTGGCCCAAACCAACCCAGTCTCTCGAAGTCTTTCTCAAGTACTAGGAGTGTGTACCGATAACCAGCTTTCCACAACACCAGCAGTGACATTCACTGCCAAGAGGCTCCAACGTGTTCCAACAGCCTCAGAAGACAAAGATACCGTGAAAAAGGAAGTTTTGCAGAGCTCAAGGGACATGATCCAATCTAAATCAGCTAGTGAAATTAAACAGAGTCACCAAGAATGTAGGACACAGCAAACACAACAGAAGAAGTATCTGGAGCAGTTGCACTTGCCCCAAAGCAAACCAGTTTCCCCCAGTTTCAAAGTTAAAACCATCAAGCTTCCAACTCTAGACCGTAAGTTAAATGAAACAAGCCACAGCTCTGAAAGCCATGAAAAGCAAGCTGAAGTTGATGTTCAAACCATTACCAAACAACAGTACCAGGAAACcgagaaaacagaagcaaggaCTGAATGTAGCAATAAGCAATTGGTGGCTGAAAAATATTATCAGTTACCAACGAAGGAGAAGACAGTAACAGTAAAACTGCCTACAGAATCCACAGAGAAAAGCCATGAAAGTAAGCTCAATATATTTCATGAGAAGCAAAAAGAATTTAGAGAATCTGAGAGTGGGAAACTTCCAGGAAGTGAAGAAACAATTCAGGGACCACCAATGATTggtccaaagaaagaaaaactagtagttgaaagaaaacaagaacattTGAATAAATCAGCCCAGAAGGTAGTCAAACAAAAGGTTACTGATGCACATCTTGATTCACAGACTCAGAATTTTCACCAAACATATATACAGACTTCTGAAAGTCAAGGTGAACATAAAAAGTTGCCCCAGCCATGTAATAATCTGCAGGACGAAAAATGTCTTGGCGTCAAGGGCATACAACAGAAACAAGTCTTTTCTAACACTAAAGATTCAAAGCAAGAGATGACACAGGACAaatctttattttcctctgtgAGAGAATCCCAGCAGGAAGATGGAAAATGTGCGGTAAATATATTGGAATTCTTGAGAAAACGTGAAGAACTACAACAGATTTTGTCTAGGGTAAAAGAGTTTGAAGCAGAGCCAGATAAAAATGGCATTAAAACATTTCAGATGCTCTTAAATATTATTCCACTATGGCTATtaagtgaagaaaaaagagaatatggACTTCGCATTGCTATGGAGAATAACAtagaaaaaatcaaagaagaaataatgcaCATTAAAACTCAGGCAGAGGATATGCTTGTGTCCTGTGAAAATATAATTCAAACAGCCATGATATCCTCTAAAGCAGGAAAGCAGAGAAATAAAGCTACTAGTGTTAATGAAACATTATCTAAAGTGTCTAATGCTGATGTCAGCTATAATAAAAACACTGagcagaaagaaaatacaattgtAGAAAAAACAGAGCACCACCAAGTAGCAACTCATCAAGAAGCAACTGCTCAGCATCATGTGAAAACCCATCAGGAAATTAAACTAGTTGATGCCAAGACTTCTCCTCCCTCTTTAAAAACACGCCCGCCGTCACCAACTTTCATAACAATCGAGTCTACTGCACGGCCAACAGAAACCTCTGCTAAGGATAAGCTTTCCCAGTCCCCTGAAAAGGACAGTTTTGCTGAACCATCACCAAGACTTGTGTCACAACCACCTAGAATTCTCAGAGCAAATACCTCCCCGTCTCCACCCAAGAGTCACTCTGAACAGCTTGTCAAACTCAAAGACACCACTGCGAAGTTATCCAGGGGGACCATCCCAGGTTCATCCGTAACCCCGGTGCCCATTGTAGAGAAGAGGACTGAGATCATCACATCTCCTGCAACACTTCGTCGTCAAATTAAGATAGAGGCTCGTGGTAGGGACTCTCCACCTACAATCACAATACCTATAAGTGTAAATCACGCTGATAGTGGTTCCTTCAGAGAATCCATGGAAGctcaagaggaagaaaggaaagtagGGAAAAGGGCGACTTACGTTCACAAAGATGGAGTAAATTCCACTAAGCGCAGAGTGCCAGATACTGTGAGTTTTGACGCAGTCGAAATCATCCGCCAAGTCGAAAAACCTCACCTATCAGAGCACGTGCAGAGGTATGAAACCGCCAACCGGACTGCTCAAGTGGCTGAAAATGTCATGAATGaccatgaaaatgaaataaacagctGGTTCAGGGGATTTGAGGATGGCCTAGGTTTTGACGCAAAGTCAAATAGAAGAGTTTATGCAAATGGAGAAGCAAACCATAATATAAAACAAGAAAGTCGTACATTTTGTAAGGAGGAATTTGGATTATCATCTTTAGAAAGCGCTAGCTTTACCGGCTTTTCTCACAGTCATCCTAGAGAGCTGCAAGAAACGATGCCTGTTAAGCCGCCCAGCATCTGCTCTGAAACAAGATCTCTAAGTGAACTTTTCTCAGGTGTGGATGCATTTGAGAGTCAAGCTGTTGGGTCGAGGATGATGGTCTCTTCATCACAAGGCTCAGAAGCTGGCAGATCTGGCTTTGACTTCAAGCACGCCCCACCAACCTATGAGGATGTCATCGCTGGccatattttagatgtttctgatTCACCTACAGAACTCAGGAGGAATTTTCAACAGACGTGGCAGGAGAgtgaaagagtttttaaaaacctggGATATGCAACCTCAGATGCTTCTGCAACTGAGATGAAAACCACCTTCCAAGAGGAATCTGCATTTATGAGTG aaactgcAACTCCAAGACAAGGAAATATGTATACTTTGTCAGAAGACGGTTTATCCAATGGAGTGCCTAGTAGCAGACAGGCAGAGTTTTCATAA